The DNA sequence CCATAAACAACTGCCTCCCAGTCACGACTTGGctgcataaaataaaattccGTTAAAAAGGTCCTTTTAACAAACTAAAATACTTAAGCAATTCTCATACAATGTTTCAGAGTAGTAATAAATTATTAAAGCCTAGCAATAATATATTTTACTGAGAAAGAGCCTACATTCTATCCTATCCTATATTTTACTGAGAAAGTTATACAGTACAATACCAAAAACTTGTGACTCCCTCACCATCCCTTAATCCAGCTCCCCAGCAGTGCATCTGGGTTATGTTTTGAGTTCAAACACACAAAATGAAAAGCACTCTTCAATAGAGTCTAACCAGTTCAACAATTAATACATAAAAGGGAAGCTAATTAAGTAATCTTCTCTTTGAATATCTTCCTCTTTAAATGTGCTAAGTTCAACAGGCAGAAAAACACATTACTGGTAGCTGTCTGGAGACACCAAGGAAGGTAAAATGATTTGGGAACTGAAAAAGAAGATTGTGAAGAACTTCACTGAACCAAGTGACAGCTGTGGAAGAACGGTCAGATTTTTGGGGACTATATTAGAAATGGTAAAGGAATTGGGAATGACAATGATGAATGGAAGAATAATTAAGCTACTAGTCCTGCTTCCTCCATGAAGCAAAGCCTACATCTTCACAAAATGTACTGAATCTCAAGCTGATTCATTTCAGCTCCAAATTGGTGCTGACACTGGCTGACTGTAGCATGATGAAGAATGCAAGATCCTCTCCGTCCCACATGGAGCTAGAAACTGATCCAAAGGATCAGTTCCACATATTGATTCATAAAGAAAATTAGCTGTTTGAGCTTATCTGTAAATTTAGCAGAACTTGATTCATGGAAGTGACTTGGGGTTAAAGAGGCCACAAAACTGAGAGAcaatttctctggggaaagagaaaaaggaaaaaagatggttcaatgaaaatatttgtgaGCATACTATGACTAAGCTCCCCTTTTAAGTATTCTGAAGAGCATACTTCTGGGTCAGACAGATGTATTCACCTTTGCTGCAATTCACAGCAAAatgaatttttctttatttttttttatacttttaatATCACAGTTAAATGAACTTTGTTCTTCTTCCTTATAAGAAAAGATCAGAAAGCAATACTGTTGTCTCTCTACTTAAAAACATCATTGTTAAAGCAATTAAATAGAATATGGAAGATCAGGCTCCAGGTGTCCTGtcttctgggatttttttttaaatttttttcattaatacaGAGCTATAGATATTCTGAGAAGACAGAAATACCTTACACATTAACTCCCTATGGGACAAACTGGAATTGGTACAAAGTCAGGTCAAAGAAATCTCTTCTTAAAGCTGGTGATCaggacagaaagaaaattagctTCAATGGTTTTACCAGTATGGAAAATATACCTATGTAAAAGAACAGGCCTGTTACAAGAACAATTACCAAACAGAATCTGTGGATAAACTCTGCTTAATGAATCCCACTGGGCTTATTATGAAGAGTAAGCACCAGGCAAATTTGAGAAACTAAGGTCCTAAAGAAGTTTGCCTTGCACCAGCTCAAGTTTTCTAACTCCTAGTCTTGGGCACCCAAACCTGTCTTGTTGCTCTCCACTACCCTGGTTTTTCTCCACGCCCCCCATCCAAATCTTAGTGAAACATCAGACTGTTTCACTGAAACAAAGTGTGAAACATCAGGGTTGTGTTTAAAGAACTTAGCTATGAATAAACACTTTGCAAAAAAATGACCAACTTACAAGAAATAAGAATCATGGAAACACTGAAACTGGATCACTGGTTTCAACAATTCTAGATATTAGTGCAAGAGAAATAAAGCAATACAAAATTTCTTTGTTAACCCACTAACAGAATTAACCAGAATGAATCCAGACCTGAAGAGTTTTCTCCATTTTGACATTTTTTGTAGCACATGTATTCAGTTTCTTCTTAATTATTgcatttgctttgtttgttgGATTTGTATCCTGTTTTTCTGATGTCAGGTTACATCTGTTGTCCTGTATTTCCAACAATGGTGTCATTAATAAAGATGTGGTATATGCATTTTTTGACTATTGATAAAAAAGAGAGTAGAGAACAGGAATAATAATTAGTAGTTAATACAAAAAGACTTCAAATGCTTCCTTCAGAGAAGCCAAAATGTAAATAAAGTAAACTATCAGAAAGACCCTAGGAAAGagtctgaaaagaaaatgtaacgAACAGTATATGAAGAAATAGCCTGGTCCATACTGGGATCCATAGTACAACAAGCAGCTGCTAGCATGGTTTAGGTATCACTGAGCAGAAAGTGCCTTTACCCTAAAGCCATACCATTCTGATATATTTTGTTAAGAACAAGACTTGATAAAGTGGTAACTACAGAAcagttgaaaagaaaaaaaaccaatcgGTTTCACATGTAGGACAATCTTTGTGAAAGTAAGGACAAGGAGACTAGAGTCAAAAAAGTAATATCACATCAATTTTAGGGGGAGGAACTGCTTTAAGAACTGAAATAAGCACTGTATGGATCATTCCAGAAGAATTTTTTATATATTGGTAATGTctatagaaataaaaagaaattaaccCAGCTTCAGTATACAAAAGTGGAAGACAGATGTATGTCAATTTTGAAGACCAAAAATTAGTTCACAGTAACAATGGCATAAGTATTTGCCTGCTTACAAAAAGACCTCATTAAAccacttttaaatatttattagatCACCTTTAGTATTTATTAGTATGTATCAGACCTTATTCCTAAATTATCATCACATGGACACACAATTTCTACTTGAAGATTGGCATATTTTTCACTCTTAAAAAAGATACTACCACTATCTCTCTTGCCAGGAATGAATGTTCTTGTTGCACCAGCATTCCAtatgaaaatgaaggaaaaccCAACTTTTGCCCAGTCCCCAGCCTTCAATAGACCACAACATCACAGTGTATCTTAACCTGGACTCAGTGACACACAATAATGTGTCATACCAAGACATCACTAAGAGAACAGCAGGCATTTTGGTCATGACTGCAatggctgcagcactgctgctcctcccaaGAGATGATCCTGGGGAAGCTGGCAATTCCCACTAGGTGGCAGAGCACCCAATACCCAGCAGGAAGATTCCAAGGCTTGGCACAGAGTCTAAGAGGCACTTTAGAAGGGAATTTAGAAAACCAGCTAGAAAGGAGTATGACCTAAGCACCTTACACTGGCTTTTCAAGAATCTTGGCTCCTACATCCTGTATATAGCCTTAATCAAGAATCACAAGCATTCACTCTTTAAGCATTAAACACATACATGCATTAAGAACtcatcaggaaaaagttttccTACCAGACTAATGAGTAAGCTATTCAATTACTCAACTGAAAAAACATTAAGCttctttttaaaggaaagagGGACCAAAATAGCCTCATATCTGATTTCTTCATGTCTTGGTTGTTGAGGCAGAAGTATTCAAATTCCTTTAGGCAAAGGAAGCACACTAACTTCATCTTTGACATGCTTGATATTTCTTAAAGTATTCCCCTACTATGTGAAGCAGGAAAAACATGCTGCCTAATATGCAATTAGGTATTTTCAGAACACATTTGCCAGACTGTCAAGCATGCATAGCACAGGAGCAAGTGTCATCTTCCTGGTATATTACAGAAAGCTTCAGCATGCTGTGTATGCTAAAGTTTATAGGCAACCAGCATGGAAACAGCTTTGCTACGAACCTGTAAAGCATTCACATCATTTTACCTACTCTGAAggactgaaaggaaaaattcctGCATGAATTCAAGCCCAATGCTCACCTGTTTCTTATATACTTAAAACAGTATTTCGAACTGAAGGTACTTTTCACTTTCTAGATGCATTAATCTAGCAACTTCaatcaaaaaaattattttagtggGTAGAACAAAAGATACACAGTTCCATATTAATACTGCTGCCAGTGATGATCTTCAGTTAGTTTAGTTTACTTTAATTCTTACCTGTACATCTAAACTATTATCTTCTGTCAAACGCTGGGCCCCAAcctcttctttttcctgtggATCTAGGACCAGTGATTTTCTGACTTTTTTAGAAAAGTTGTGCTGAAATAAACATTTTGcagagaaaaattataaaatattatttaaaagcaGTTATTCCCTATCTGAAATTATTATTGTCATATTACCTCCTGCTTGCAGTTTTTATACAAAGTGTCATCTTCCTCCTTGGGAAATATATCTGTTCCAGTTTCCTCTTTCAAAACTTCCCTAATGTCTTCCTCCGAGAAGGCAAGTGGTTGTGACTAAACATTAATTAAAAttgaagaagaaaatacagGAAGTCTATTAGTGGCCAGTTCTTACAACATTCTACTTTCAGCTAATGTAGGCCAGAAAAGAGATCTTGCAAAACACAGCAAGAAAGGACCTAAGCTACTATAGTTAGAAACCACAGGGCTGCATTTCAAGGCTAAGAAGATTATTTTAAGTTCATTTTACTCCACTTTATTTTTAGCCAGATAAaacatatatatgcacacagTGCCTCAAAAATGCAAGGTAGCATTGAAGAAGACAAGCTACTTGTTTGCAAATGGCTATTTACTGATAAAAgggataaaaataatttatataataCTAAATACCTACATAAACACATATGTACATATACATGCATAAAAACATACTAAAAAACTGTACTAGAAATGTGTAACTGTTGTTGTGAAATGAATTTATACCAATTTTAACACAAATCTTTGAATAAGACATTGATAGTCCTAAGTACAGTACAGAATTTCACAGAAGCCATACAGATGGCTCCTTTGTGTACCAACAGGAGAAGAATTCCCTTAAGCCCTCAAAATTTGATTTTGAACAGGAGGTTAATAGTGGACAGAAACAGGAATGCCAAACCACTCAATTTGCATAGTGAGGGACTGTGAATCTATAGGGTAACACAGATGGTGCCAAGCCCTGTGGCAAAGTCTGAGCTACCTTCTGTGTTTGCAGAAAAGAAGCAGTCAATATATATTGGCTGGAATCTTTTCAGAATTTGAAAAGCATATGTCTCCTGAATTCCAAAAGTTATTATGCATTAACATACCTTAGCTAGGCTAGGAAGAGAACAAAAATTTAATTCATTTGgacaaactaacaaaaaaaggcaacatTATCCATAgtcaacaaaacaaaaaaaagtgtgtGACAGCCagcagaatcagagaatcatgaACTGCTATACTAAAATTTTGGGATTTAGGATGAAAAAACTGCAAACATCACTCAAGATTATCTCTCTGTGGTAAACACCTAGTTTCAGTCCTAGTGCTGTAGAAGTACCAAAATCAAAGAACAACTCAGCtcctccatagtccagaggatTCAAAGGTAATGCAGTTTTTCAAGTGAACTGTGaaagttgtttaaaaaaatgaggTCAGTCATACTCATCCACAGCAGTTTGCTCTTACCAGATTACCCAGCTGGAGAACCCACACCCATTCATTCTCTGATTTATaatttttcattgaaaaaaTAGAAGCCTAAAGTATTAAAAGTTCAGGTAACTATGCAACCACCTTGTAAGAGAAAGTTTTAGCAAAGATAGGCAAGGATAGGCAAATTTAAAACAACTCACAAACATGAAACTGATGCATTTAAGATTACTATTCAAGAAGACAATGCCTTCATGCTACACTGAAGGATACAAGTATAACAAACAGATCCAAAGCGGTTTTGATTCACATTCTAGCTGTTCTCTAGGATAAGTAAATGCTTTTTAAGATCACAGTGAGGCTTACAATACCTCAAAGCCAAGAGGGCATTTACTtcaacaaagaagaaaagaaacagcatcATCACATACCATAAGTCTGAGAGGACCatactttttttcctgagcagccaaagcatttttaaaaggagTTGGTGTCCTTGGTGTTGCACCCAAAAGAGATCTTCTCATTGTGGGACTTCTAAAACTATTCAAGCATAGAAAAGTGTTCACATGTGCATTTTAACATTTTAGTATTTTATCATTAGCAATGTAATAAAATTAATCTaagaaacactttaaaatacCTTCATTTACACAACAGATATCACACCATACATCTGAAAGTACTGAGATCACCACAGCATAATACCCCATGGGTATTAAACTTTAATTTAATAACACCACCAGATGTTTACTGCAATAAACCTACCCCACATTTTCCTTTTGATCTTGTGGTGTCATTTCCTTGTGTAAAGGAGTCGTAATAAGAACTTTCTGCCCACAGATTGGAGTCGATGTAAATGCAGGATTTTCAAAGTTAAATTGTTCATTTCCAGAACAAGTGTTGAAAAACTAAgcacaagaaggaaaaaaaaaaaagcaaccttACAGGACAAAATTTCACCATTGTGCTGAAGagcaaaaacccccaaattatatacatatatctgAAAAACTTTTACTGATAAATCCCAATACTCTATTCTTGGTTTATACTTATTGCTGAAaccttgattttcttcttaaaatccCTACTCCTTAATTAGGTCACAGAGACTAAAGATCACTATCAACAATTATTTGCATGAGAAAGTGTGAGCTGAGACACAGATTGCCACTGCTGCTAGTGCCCTCCCCATCAGTCTTCAAAATAGAGGTTGTTTAAcagtatatttttaatatatttaccCTAATGCATATGTTTTAAGAAGTTTTTTGACATATTTATTTAGGCTTCAATGTACTACTAGGGAAAAAACTAGTTACATTTTATGACCCACCCACCACAGTCTTCATGTTTAgccatatttaaaaatacacccACCTGTGATGGAGAAAATGGTAGTGTTTTCACTGGCGTCCTCTTTAGTGCAACATTGACGGCGTCGTTACACAAGCCATCGTTCAGCTCCGTAACCGGCGACTGCCCGACGCGCAATCTCTTCTTCTTTCTCAGGATAGCAGGTGGATTGCTGAACTTGGTTAAGTTTGAGCTTGTTGAAAAAACTGTTTCCTCATCCCCACTGATGCTGCTGTGGTTTTTGCCATCAAGCATAACATTATACTGGCACTCGGCAGCCCCCTCGCTGTGTTGGAGCCGCATCAGTTTCACTGGAGCTGGCTTGACAGGGGATACAGCAGCCTCGGAAAGCTCAAAACACGAATCGCTCCATGCTACCGGATCCTGTGGGCCAAGACACAAAACACAAGCAGGCTTAGCCAAGATTACTTCAGAATATCCAAGCCAATCTATCAGCCCTCTACCTCCACAAGCTATATACTGAATTACTCTCTCTGTgtctttcacagaatcataaaacaCTCGACATTTTAAGACACAATTCTTTTAAAACAGGCAATAAAGCACATGATAAGGCAGAAATTATAGACGAACACAAAATAAGGTAATTTAAGAGTATTTGAAACATATTGTGTAAGTTGACATTCCTAATTAAACACTTATTTTTAAACAAGGAATACAAACTTACGATTTCCATAAGATCTAGTGCCTCTGCAAATTCTGGAATGGTTTGTAGAGGTGTTAACATTCTATTTGCTTCCACACCCAAATACTTAGGTGGTGAATTCTGCTGAACAGGTGTGATGCGGGTCTCATCCATGCTGTAGAAATTACTTGTTTGTTCCTCAAGGCTACTTAGTGTATTAGGCAAACAATCCTCCATGATAAAATTTCCAGACCAACAAGACAAGCTTCCAGCTTGCTAAAAAATTGTGAAGAAACACGTTAATCTTATTCAACTTAGAGGCTGAAAAGAGTCAATTATGTGACTGCAGGGTGGGAAAAATAAAGaagtgtggggaaaaaaaagactaagCATAACTATTCATTTTGGCATTTTCAAATACTTATTATCTGCTTCAATTAAAGTCAGTCTTCTCTTTACACGATTTGAGAATGCTGAGCATGTTAATGTAAGATTTTTATCTTACCTCCCATTCTTATCTTATACACACTCACAACTTAGGTAATTATGGGCTGTATTGGAAGCCATCTCTGATGAAGTTTCCTGAGTACCTGAACACCAGTATATGAAGTCATCTTCAGTACAGAACACTGAACTTCTAATTTTAAGATCAGAAAATGCTTCTAGAGTGTGAAATACTACTTATTTGATCTGTGGTTTTTTAATGCATATTTTGCATTAATAGCTAAGTAAACTTCTAAAAGGTTATCCCATTTCAGTAGACTGCTTAGTACCCAAgaaacaaattttaattttcactggAAATCTAGAAGCAAACCAGATTCTACTAGATAAGCAGAACTGCTCTGTTTCAAAAGAAATAATTCCACAACAAAATCTGAAGTTCACCTGTAATCTAAACTAATGATCAATATGGTTGGGTTAGTTAGGTGTCTGATATGCACAGCCCTCTAAAGAAATCAGTGACTGCCATCTGCAAGTCACCCTAATTCTACAGAATTAGGGAAATTCCACTGAATTTACACACAAATTGTGTACAGTGCATATTTATCTAGTGTTTGTCAAGTCCAAATGTGGATATTAAGTATTGCAAGAACTCACACTGAAGTTTGAAGAAAATATAATCTACAGGACATTTTGAAATCAAATGGGGCAAAATCCATGTATTTTTCACCTCTGCTAAGCAGAGGATCAGCATTGCTGATCCATAAAACTGAATGGCAATGGTATCAAATGTGTCACCTCCTGAAGAGGATTAAAATACTGGGTCTTAGGAACAGCCAAATAGTTGGTCATATTGCTGTCTTTATAATTTAGCAAACTGCACTAAAAATAAGTTGTCTCAGTTCTAATATATAGATTTTTGTTTTCCGATTTAACAGCCATAGGTTTGATTTTAGAGGGTCAGGTGAAAAAAACACCACACTAAACCACACAACCATTACTGAATTTCTGAGGATTAACCTCAGTAATGTAAATTCAAATATTTAGAGAAATTTACAGTCCTTACAGAAgacatttgttttcttctgatttCATTCTCTGCTGACATAAGTAGCAATTCAAgctcctttattttcttttctttatcaGGATCATCATCAATAAATGGCTGCTGAAAAATTTAAGAAAGAAGCCATTACTATTTTTTACTTCCACCACCTCTTCACAGTAAAGATTCTGCATTATAACACAGCTGTATTTTTAACAGGAATCCACACAGAGAGGGAACAGAACTGTTCAGGTTGTATCCTATTTTGTAGTACAGAAGTCACCCACAACTGAAACATCTCCAATTACCAGGAGATGGATCTGATGTTAAAGTGGCGTGTAAGGTGGTATTTTAACTGCATTCTAATATGGCCTGTAAATTATCTGTGCACTAAAGCACTTTCTAAACTGAAGTCACTATATTCTATCCTTAATAGAACCAAGTGCTGGCACACTGGTTTATGTGTTTGTGGTTTCACAGTCCTTCTACAACTGCATGCTATTCATCCTCACTAAGTGTGCAAGAAAGTGCTTCAAATCAGCATTTGCTGACACGGTATTTATACAAGCAATCCCACCACTACTATCTAGAAAAGATAATTAACTAATTGCTTTTGattggtttgt is a window from the Passer domesticus isolate bPasDom1 chromosome 1, bPasDom1.hap1, whole genome shotgun sequence genome containing:
- the MYBL1 gene encoding myb-related protein A isoform X4, giving the protein MGRQSACADSNGGSRGGGCARDSGGTGRARRERRRLSPSGGGGGREEDDDFQYMDHDYEVPQQKGLKKICSKVKWTREEDERLKKLVEQNGTDDWAFIASHLQNRSDFQCQHRWQKVLNPELIKGPWTKEEDQRVIELVQKYGPKRWSLIAKHLKGRIGKQCRERWHNHLNPEVKKSSWTEEEDRIIYEAHKRLGNRWAEIAKLLPGRTDNSIKNHWNSTMRRKVEQEGYLQSVIKSESSSSTELQPQPCLTMEHLHTQNQFYVPVQTHIPAYQYASPEGSCLEHTPSSSNIVQQPFIDDDPDKEKKIKELELLLMSAENEIRRKQMSSQAGSLSCWSGNFIMEDCLPNTLSSLEEQTSNFYSMDETRITPVQQNSPPKYLGVEANRMLTPLQTIPEFAEALDLMEIDPVAWSDSCFELSEAAVSPVKPAPVKLMRLQHSEGAAECQYNVMLDGKNHSSISGDEETVFSTSSNLTKFSNPPAILRKKKRLRVGQSPVTELNDGLCNDAVNVALKRTPVKTLPFSPSQFFNTCSGNEQFNFENPAFTSTPICGQKVLITTPLHKEMTPQDQKENVGFRSPTMRRSLLGATPRTPTPFKNALAAQEKKYGPLRLMSQPLAFSEEDIREVLKEETGTDIFPKEEDDTLYKNCKQEHNFSKKVRKSLVLDPQEKEEVGAQRLTEDNSLDVQPSRDWEAVVYGKTEDQLIMTEQARRYLSTYTATNNSSRSLIL
- the MYBL1 gene encoding myb-related protein A isoform X3, encoding MAERRRSEEDDDFQYMDHDYEVPQQKGLKKICSKVKWTREEDERLKKLVEQNGTDDWAFIASHLQNRSDFQCQHRWQKVLNPELIKGPWTKEEDQRVIELVQKYGPKRWSLIAKHLKGRIGKQCRERWHNHLNPEVKKSSWTEEEDRIIYEAHKRLGNRWAEIAKLLPGRTDNSIKNHWNSTMRRKVEQEGYLQSVIKSESSSSTELQPQPCLTMEHLHTQNQFYVPVQTHIPAYQYASPEGSCLEHTPSSSNIVQQPFIDDDPDKEKKIKELELLLMSAENEIRRKQMSSQAGSLSCWSGNFIMEDCLPNTLSSLEEQTSNFYSMDETRITPVQQNSPPKYLGVEANRMLTPLQTIPEFAEALDLMEIDPVAWSDSCFELSEAAVSPVKPAPVKLMRLQHSEGAAECQYNVMLDGKNHSSISGDEETVFSTSSNLTKFSNPPAILRKKKRLRVGQSPVTELNDGLCNDAVNVALKRTPVKTLPFSPSQFFNTCSGNEQFNFENPAFTSTPICGQKVLITTPLHKEMTPQDQKENVGFRSPTMRRSLLGATPRTPTPFKNALAAQEKKYGPLRLMSQPLAFSEEDIREVLKEETGTDIFPKEEDDTLYKNCKQEHNFSKKVRKSLVLDPQEKEEVGAQRLTEDNSLDVQSKNAYTTSLLMTPLLEIQDNRCNLTSEKQDTNPTNKANAIIKKKLNTCATKNVKMEKTLQPSRDWEAVVYGKTEDQLIMTEQARRYLSTYTATNNSSRSLIL
- the MYBL1 gene encoding myb-related protein A isoform X2, yielding MGRQSACADSNGGSRGGGCARDSGGTGRARRERRRLSPSGGGGGREEDDDFQYMDHDYEVPQQKGLKKICSKVKWTREEDERLKKLVEQNGTDDWAFIASHLQNRSDFQCQHRWQKVLNPELIKGPWTKEEDQRVIELVQKYGPKRWSLIAKHLKGRIGKQCRERWHNHLNPEVKKSSWTEEEDRIIYEAHKRLGNRWAEIAKLLPGRTDNSIKNHWNSTMRRKVEQEGYLQSVIKSESSSSTELQPQPCLTMEHLHTQNQFYVPVQTHIPAYQYASPEGSCLEHTPSSSNIVQPFIDDDPDKEKKIKELELLLMSAENEIRRKQMSSQAGSLSCWSGNFIMEDCLPNTLSSLEEQTSNFYSMDETRITPVQQNSPPKYLGVEANRMLTPLQTIPEFAEALDLMEIDPVAWSDSCFELSEAAVSPVKPAPVKLMRLQHSEGAAECQYNVMLDGKNHSSISGDEETVFSTSSNLTKFSNPPAILRKKKRLRVGQSPVTELNDGLCNDAVNVALKRTPVKTLPFSPSQFFNTCSGNEQFNFENPAFTSTPICGQKVLITTPLHKEMTPQDQKENVGFRSPTMRRSLLGATPRTPTPFKNALAAQEKKYGPLRLMSQPLAFSEEDIREVLKEETGTDIFPKEEDDTLYKNCKQEHNFSKKVRKSLVLDPQEKEEVGAQRLTEDNSLDVQSKNAYTTSLLMTPLLEIQDNRCNLTSEKQDTNPTNKANAIIKKKLNTCATKNVKMEKTLQPSRDWEAVVYGKTEDQLIMTEQARRYLSTYTATNNSSRSLIL
- the MYBL1 gene encoding myb-related protein A isoform X5 — translated: MAERRRSEEDDDFQYMDHDYEVPQQKGLKKICSKVKWTREEDERLKKLVEQNGTDDWAFIASHLQNRSDFQCQHRWQKVLNPELIKGPWTKEEDQRVIELVQKYGPKRWSLIAKHLKGRIGKQCRERWHNHLNPEVKKSSWTEEEDRIIYEAHKRLGNRWAEIAKLLPGRTDNSIKNHWNSTMRRKVEQEGYLQSVIKSESSSSTELQPQPCLTMEHLHTQNQFYVPVQTHIPAYQYASPEGSCLEHTPSSSNIVQQPFIDDDPDKEKKIKELELLLMSAENEIRRKQMSSQAGSLSCWSGNFIMEDCLPNTLSSLEEQTSNFYSMDETRITPVQQNSPPKYLGVEANRMLTPLQTIPEFAEALDLMEIDPVAWSDSCFELSEAAVSPVKPAPVKLMRLQHSEGAAECQYNVMLDGKNHSSISGDEETVFSTSSNLTKFSNPPAILRKKKRLRVGQSPVTELNDGLCNDAVNVALKRTPVKTLPFSPSQFFNTCSGNEQFNFENPAFTSTPICGQKVLITTPLHKEMTPQDQKENVGFRSPTMRRSLLGATPRTPTPFKNALAAQEKKYGPLRLMSQPLAFSEEDIREVLKEETGTDIFPKEEDDTLYKNCKQEHNFSKKVRKSLVLDPQEKEEVGAQRLTEDNSLDVQPSRDWEAVVYGKTEDQLIMTEQARRYLSTYTATNNSSRSLIL
- the MYBL1 gene encoding myb-related protein A isoform X1 gives rise to the protein MGRQSACADSNGGSRGGGCARDSGGTGRARRERRRLSPSGGGGGREEDDDFQYMDHDYEVPQQKGLKKICSKVKWTREEDERLKKLVEQNGTDDWAFIASHLQNRSDFQCQHRWQKVLNPELIKGPWTKEEDQRVIELVQKYGPKRWSLIAKHLKGRIGKQCRERWHNHLNPEVKKSSWTEEEDRIIYEAHKRLGNRWAEIAKLLPGRTDNSIKNHWNSTMRRKVEQEGYLQSVIKSESSSSTELQPQPCLTMEHLHTQNQFYVPVQTHIPAYQYASPEGSCLEHTPSSSNIVQQPFIDDDPDKEKKIKELELLLMSAENEIRRKQMSSQAGSLSCWSGNFIMEDCLPNTLSSLEEQTSNFYSMDETRITPVQQNSPPKYLGVEANRMLTPLQTIPEFAEALDLMEIDPVAWSDSCFELSEAAVSPVKPAPVKLMRLQHSEGAAECQYNVMLDGKNHSSISGDEETVFSTSSNLTKFSNPPAILRKKKRLRVGQSPVTELNDGLCNDAVNVALKRTPVKTLPFSPSQFFNTCSGNEQFNFENPAFTSTPICGQKVLITTPLHKEMTPQDQKENVGFRSPTMRRSLLGATPRTPTPFKNALAAQEKKYGPLRLMSQPLAFSEEDIREVLKEETGTDIFPKEEDDTLYKNCKQEHNFSKKVRKSLVLDPQEKEEVGAQRLTEDNSLDVQSKNAYTTSLLMTPLLEIQDNRCNLTSEKQDTNPTNKANAIIKKKLNTCATKNVKMEKTLQPSRDWEAVVYGKTEDQLIMTEQARRYLSTYTATNNSSRSLIL